In Cycloclasticus sp., a single genomic region encodes these proteins:
- a CDS encoding TetR/AcrR family transcriptional regulator, which yields MKNANTKEINTRIHILDEATPLFAAQGYNGVSMRALSKAVGFSAAALYHHFPDKHTLYLEVMKHSFVNKATAITRSISRTGTAMERLEELVEHFTLMINQEQNFRSLVMWELLDGDESRLKLVAEEVLLEPFKAMHALIKEIAPNVNHTMLTISTLWLVISHSATTPMCRFLPGWDESYSDASVISEHVFQIIRKSINTTV from the coding sequence ATGAAAAACGCCAATACGAAAGAAATTAATACGCGCATCCATATATTGGATGAAGCTACGCCGCTGTTTGCAGCACAAGGCTATAACGGCGTTTCGATGCGGGCTTTATCAAAAGCGGTTGGCTTTAGCGCAGCGGCGCTGTATCACCATTTTCCCGATAAGCACACGCTGTACCTTGAAGTGATGAAGCATTCTTTTGTTAACAAAGCGACGGCTATTACACGCTCGATCAGTAGAACTGGCACGGCTATGGAGCGTCTCGAAGAGTTGGTCGAGCACTTTACGTTAATGATAAATCAGGAGCAAAACTTCAGGTCATTGGTGATGTGGGAATTACTGGATGGCGATGAAAGCAGGTTGAAGTTAGTGGCTGAAGAGGTATTGTTAGAGCCTTTTAAAGCCATGCATGCATTGATTAAGGAAATAGCACCGAATGTGAACCACACTATGCTGACTATCTCTACTCTTTGGCTAGTGATATCGCATTCTGCAACGACACCAATGTGCCGGTTTCTACCCGGTTGGGATGAGTCATATAGTGATGCAAGTGTTATTTCTGAACATGTTTTCCAGATTATAAGAAAAAGTATTAATACAACGGTTTAA
- a CDS encoding efflux RND transporter periplasmic adaptor subunit, translating into MSLIKKQIFLWVLVSLLTGLFGCAEQQADGLEKAQKEQWPLSTVLVKVEDLSVDYRTTGSVVSDHRVDVASRTTGYIRKILVHEGDQVKKGQALVILDGADVEGAIRQVSASVDKAVSALKDAQTDLDSFQALFKRGSVSENKLRKIKLQRDIAQDTLRAAKATLQTTQSQRQYTQISSPVTGVVVERHKREGDLAAPAVPLLTVESSEGLLFETYIAEGQIKNIQQGGKVKVVIDAIDQPIQGAVVRVVPSGDPVTRKSRVKVSLPEGNKLLPGMFGRTHFKVGTKSVPVVRVESVITRAGLSGVFTVDDEQRISFRWLRLGKLMDGQFEVLVGLSGGERIVLTPDERLRDGDFIQRKDAVGE; encoded by the coding sequence ATGAGTTTGATAAAAAAACAGATTTTCCTATGGGTGTTAGTGAGCTTACTAACGGGGTTATTCGGCTGCGCTGAGCAGCAGGCTGATGGGCTTGAAAAGGCGCAGAAGGAACAGTGGCCACTATCAACGGTGCTGGTAAAGGTAGAGGATTTATCGGTGGATTATCGCACCACAGGCTCTGTTGTTTCCGACCACAGAGTTGATGTGGCGTCGAGAACGACGGGTTATATTCGAAAAATATTGGTACATGAAGGTGACCAAGTAAAAAAAGGTCAAGCATTAGTGATACTGGATGGCGCTGATGTAGAAGGTGCTATTAGGCAGGTGTCCGCTTCGGTGGATAAGGCAGTTTCTGCGTTAAAGGATGCGCAAACTGATCTGGATAGCTTCCAAGCACTGTTTAAGCGTGGCAGCGTGTCGGAAAATAAGTTGAGAAAAATAAAATTACAACGTGACATTGCTCAAGACACATTACGCGCCGCAAAAGCAACGCTACAAACCACGCAGTCACAACGTCAATATACTCAAATTAGCAGCCCAGTAACGGGCGTCGTGGTTGAACGTCATAAACGTGAAGGGGATTTAGCAGCGCCAGCGGTGCCGTTATTGACAGTCGAGTCCAGTGAAGGCTTGTTATTCGAAACGTATATCGCAGAAGGACAAATAAAAAATATCCAACAAGGCGGCAAGGTTAAGGTTGTTATTGATGCGATTGATCAGCCGATTCAAGGCGCGGTTGTTCGTGTTGTTCCATCGGGTGACCCAGTAACACGTAAATCACGCGTTAAGGTGTCTTTGCCAGAAGGCAATAAGCTATTACCGGGGATGTTTGGTCGCACGCATTTTAAAGTAGGTACTAAATCAGTGCCGGTTGTTCGTGTTGAATCAGTGATAACGCGCGCTGGGTTAAGTGGTGTTTTTACGGTTGATGATGAGCAACGTATCAGTTTTAGATGGTTACGACTGGGCAAGCTAATGGATGGCCAATTTGAGGTGTTAGTGGGGTTAAGCGGTGGAGAACGAATCGTTTTGACACCTGATGAACGCCTCCGTGACGGCGACTTTATTCAACGAAAGGATGCAGTTGGTGAATAA
- a CDS encoding efflux RND transporter permease subunit — protein sequence MNNKQLNPAGWVAQAFVTSKLTVLFMLSCVLLGVMAILLTPREENPQIVVPGAEIFVSMPGATPKEIEELVINPLEGIVREISGVDHTYATALNSIAVVRVQFEVGLDKERSLLKLYDRVLGKQDQLPADASVPLIRSVDVDDVPIMAITLASEKYDDYALKRLADHMVDRLRSLNEVSVAYVKGGRDREVRVELDPERLLAFGITLDQMQATLQAGNLSAPVGSQVHQGKVSSIYLDGFLTSADQVKKLIVGSFNKQAIYMEDVADIIDGPRQERDKLSRFAYGPADPRFGSTASPEIPAVSIAVAKKVGTNAVVVADDILERVERMKKNFIPAGVDIIITRNDGKKADAAVNNLIEHMGIAILSVFLVIVLFLGFKEALIVGITVPFILALTLGADYLFGPTINRVTLFALILSLGLLVDSAIVVIENIHRHYKNLWLKDKVDVTVIATNEIGNPTNLATFAVMLVFGSLMVVTGMSGQYFYPIAFNVPVAMFASLLVAYIVTPWAANRWLQPGEGEDLETHDADDKLHKFYYKIITPLLDNRRYRYITISVIVLTIVLSMLQPAWQFIRPAGVGGPLSSGGVALVLLPKDNKNTFNVTIDMPEYTPVEVTDRVTREVGNILRNNENVLNYQSWVGQIGVIDFNGLLRGAQNKKGGFVAEVRVNLTDKKSRDESSIDLVKQLRPAMVELQQRYPGSVIQLVEDLPGPPLRSTVLAEIYGQDSEKLREISAKVSDVFKNTYGVIEVHDSEVADVPRIRVVVDKEKAALSGVSVAQVVQALRRMVDGGEMGRLHIASEKKIVPIRLHIPHKYQIDPIMLSSIYLTNRQGKRVPLSELTRVMKDTQDRPILHKDYERVTYVGAELSNTTPVNAVMDIDQQIDNMQVSAGERLTTGNLRLQSITPDTIDGYQLLWDGEIRLTLDAFRDMLGALGIALVFIYLLLVGYYASFRISLIAMSAIPLALIGVFPGHWIMGEPFTSTSMIGVIALAGVVVRNSLLIIDFVQDYMKQGMSAHAAIREAGAVRLRPILLTALAIVLGSAVMLSDPVFGGLAISLIFGTIVSTALTLVVIPMLLYSMYRRQSLKSNALGDD from the coding sequence GTGAATAACAAACAATTAAATCCAGCCGGGTGGGTTGCTCAAGCATTTGTTACCTCAAAACTGACGGTTTTATTTATGCTCAGTTGCGTGTTACTGGGCGTCATGGCTATTTTATTAACGCCACGTGAAGAAAATCCTCAAATTGTCGTGCCCGGTGCAGAAATCTTTGTCAGCATGCCCGGTGCAACGCCAAAGGAAATAGAAGAATTGGTGATTAACCCTCTGGAAGGCATTGTGCGTGAGATTTCGGGTGTGGATCATACGTATGCGACTGCACTGAATTCCATCGCTGTGGTCAGGGTGCAGTTTGAAGTGGGGCTTGATAAAGAACGTTCTTTACTTAAATTGTATGATCGAGTGCTTGGCAAACAAGACCAACTGCCCGCTGACGCATCTGTGCCGTTGATTAGAAGTGTCGATGTTGATGACGTACCCATTATGGCGATTACTCTGGCGTCGGAAAAATATGATGACTATGCACTAAAGCGCTTGGCCGATCATATGGTGGATCGTTTGCGTAGTCTCAATGAAGTATCTGTGGCTTATGTGAAAGGCGGTAGAGACCGAGAAGTGAGAGTGGAACTTGATCCAGAGAGGTTGCTGGCTTTTGGTATTACCCTTGATCAAATGCAAGCGACCTTGCAAGCGGGTAACCTGTCGGCACCGGTTGGTTCACAGGTGCACCAAGGAAAAGTGAGTAGTATTTATTTGGATGGATTTTTAACCTCGGCCGATCAAGTTAAAAAATTAATTGTGGGTAGCTTTAATAAACAAGCTATTTATATGGAAGACGTGGCCGATATTATTGATGGCCCTAGACAAGAACGGGATAAGCTTTCGCGCTTTGCTTATGGCCCCGCCGATCCACGTTTTGGTTCAACTGCCTCGCCCGAAATCCCAGCTGTTTCTATTGCCGTGGCAAAGAAAGTAGGGACCAATGCGGTGGTGGTGGCAGATGATATTTTAGAACGGGTAGAGCGGATGAAGAAAAACTTCATCCCAGCCGGTGTGGATATTATTATCACCCGTAATGATGGGAAAAAGGCAGATGCGGCTGTAAACAACCTTATTGAACACATGGGGATCGCCATTCTTTCTGTGTTTTTAGTGATCGTGCTCTTTCTAGGCTTTAAAGAAGCGCTGATTGTAGGTATTACGGTGCCGTTTATTCTGGCGCTAACGCTGGGTGCTGATTACCTTTTTGGCCCCACAATAAATCGCGTGACACTGTTTGCCTTGATTCTGTCCCTCGGCTTGTTGGTGGATTCGGCGATTGTGGTGATTGAGAATATTCACAGACACTATAAAAACTTATGGTTGAAGGATAAAGTTGACGTCACCGTTATCGCTACGAATGAAATTGGCAACCCAACTAACTTAGCTACCTTTGCCGTTATGTTGGTATTTGGTTCGTTAATGGTTGTTACAGGCATGTCAGGCCAATATTTCTACCCAATTGCGTTTAACGTGCCGGTTGCTATGTTTGCATCCTTATTGGTGGCGTATATTGTTACACCTTGGGCCGCTAACCGTTGGCTTCAGCCGGGTGAGGGTGAGGATTTAGAAACGCATGATGCGGATGACAAACTGCATAAGTTTTACTACAAAATTATCACGCCACTGTTAGATAACAGGCGTTATCGTTACATCACAATATCAGTTATTGTGCTGACGATTGTTTTATCGATGTTACAGCCTGCTTGGCAGTTTATTCGCCCTGCTGGAGTGGGTGGCCCGCTTTCATCAGGCGGGGTGGCTTTAGTTCTGCTGCCAAAAGACAACAAGAATACCTTCAACGTAACGATAGACATGCCAGAGTATACGCCGGTGGAAGTGACCGACCGTGTGACGAGAGAAGTTGGCAATATTTTACGCAATAACGAAAACGTGCTTAATTATCAAAGCTGGGTTGGGCAAATAGGCGTCATTGACTTTAATGGGCTATTAAGAGGGGCTCAGAATAAAAAGGGCGGGTTTGTGGCTGAAGTACGGGTCAATTTAACCGACAAAAAAAGCCGTGATGAGAGCTCTATTGATTTAGTTAAGCAGTTGCGCCCAGCAATGGTGGAACTTCAACAGCGTTACCCTGGCAGCGTTATTCAATTGGTGGAGGACCTTCCTGGGCCACCATTACGCTCGACCGTGTTAGCAGAAATTTACGGTCAAGACAGCGAAAAGCTTCGGGAAATATCCGCTAAAGTGAGCGATGTGTTTAAAAATACTTACGGAGTGATTGAAGTTCATGACTCCGAAGTGGCCGATGTGCCACGAATCCGAGTGGTTGTTGATAAAGAAAAGGCAGCGTTATCGGGTGTCTCTGTAGCGCAAGTTGTACAAGCCCTTCGACGCATGGTTGATGGTGGCGAGATGGGCCGTTTACATATTGCATCGGAGAAAAAAATCGTGCCGATACGCTTACACATTCCCCATAAATATCAGATAGACCCGATTATGTTATCCAGTATTTATTTAACCAATAGACAAGGAAAACGAGTCCCGCTATCTGAGTTAACTCGAGTGATGAAGGATACACAAGACAGACCTATCTTGCATAAGGACTACGAGCGGGTTACGTATGTCGGCGCAGAATTATCCAATACGACACCGGTTAATGCCGTAATGGATATAGATCAACAGATAGATAATATGCAGGTTAGTGCTGGCGAAAGATTAACCACCGGCAACTTGCGTCTGCAATCGATCACGCCAGATACGATTGATGGCTATCAATTATTGTGGGACGGAGAAATTCGACTGACCTTGGATGCTTTTCGTGACATGTTAGGTGCGCTTGGTATCGCTTTAGTGTTTATTTATCTGTTGTTGGTGGGTTATTACGCATCATTTAGAATTTCACTAATTGCCATGTCGGCTATTCCACTCGCCCTTATCGGGGTTTTTCCTGGCCATTGGATAATGGGTGAGCCGTTCACCTCAACATCAATGATTGGGGTGATAGCGTTAGCCGGTGTTGTGGTTCGTAATTCATTGTTAATTATTGATTTTGTTCAAGATTATATGAAGCAAGGGATGTCTGCGCACGCCGCAATTAGGGAAGCAGGTGCCGTTCGTCTAAGGCCTATTCTATTAACCGCACTGGCTATCGTGTTGGGTTCGGCGGTGATGCTGTCTGACCCCGTGTTTGGTGGCTTGGCCATTTCATTAATATTTGGCACGATCGTTTCAACCGCGCTAACACTGGTTGTTATACCCATGTTGTTGTACTCAATGTACCGTCGTCAGTCGTTAAAAAGTAATGCCTTAGGAGATGATTAA